Sequence from the Corallococcus soli genome:
CGCAGTACTGCTTCAACGCGGCCCAGGCCCCCTTGGAGTAGCGGGGGCTGGCCAGCATCCAGACCTCCAGTTGGGGACACGTCTCCGCCTCGCCGTCGTCCGCCGCGCCATAGTGCATGGCGGCGCAGACATCGTCCGCTTGCCTGTCGTTGAGCGTCACGTCGCCCTGGGCCTGCCACCCGGCGAGCCGGGACAACTGGAAGCGGCGCATCGACAGCACGTCATCGCGGGTCAGCGACGGGCTCATGAAGGCCGTGGGCTCCGGGAGCGCGAACGCGCCGCCACCGTGCGGACCGACGCCCGCGTCCAGCACGTAGCCGCCCCAGGTGTACATGAGGAAGAGCGACCACGCGTCCTTCACGAAGGCGCGGTAGGAGGGCGGCGTCCCGACAGTCAGTCCCCAGTTGAGGATGTCTGTTATTGCCGCGACCGCCCAGTCGTCGGACTCCTTGTACCAGTAGTACCAGCGGTAGGCTTTCGTCGCCGCGCCCGCCAGGAACGCCTGCATGCCCCGCACGGTGACGTTCGCGTGCGCGGCGAAGTCCCGCGTGTACGCCGCGACCTGCGCGTCGAGACACCAGAAGTAGATCTTCACGCCCTTGCCCACGCGGCCCGCCAGCAGCCTGGGCTCCGCGATGTCCCGCTGACGGTCCGCCGGCGGTGGGCCAATCCAGGTGTAGTGGACATCCATCTGTCGCGGCTCCGGGAGTAGGGGGGCCGGCAGTCTACGGACGTGGTCCTTCGTTCACCAGGACTTCAAAAATTCACTCCGGTTCGCGCTGCCCGGCTACGTCGGCCCGGCCGCCGGTTCCGTCCAGGGGCCGCGCCGCGTGGGCTCCTTCAGCGCTTCCTTCAATGCCCCCAGGAAGCGCTTGCGCGGCCAGGACTCCGCGCCGAAGCGCTCCAGGTGCTCCGTCTCCACCTGGCAGTCGACGAGGTGGAAGCCCCAGCCCTGGAAGCGCTCCACCGCCGTGGCGAACGCGACCTTCGACGCGTCCGGCGCCAGCGCGAACATGCTCTCCCCGAAGTACGCCGCGCCCAGCGACACGCCATACAGCCCACCCACCAGCACCTCGTCCTGCCACGCCTCCACGGAGTGCGCGAACCCCAGCGCGTGCAGCGTGACGTACGCCTGCTTCATGGCGTCGGTGATCCACGTCCCGTCCTGCCCCGGCCGGTGCACGCGCGAGCACGCGTCGATGACCTTCGCGAACGCGGTGTCGTAGCGCACGGTGTACGTGCCCCGGTTCATCACCTTGCGCAGCGAACGGCCCACGTGGACCTTCGCCGGCTCCAGCACGAAGCGCGGGTCGGGCGAGTGCCACAGGATGGGCTGCCCCTCGCTGTACCAGGGGAAGATGCCCTGCGAGTAGGCGGCCAGCAGGCGTTCGGGGCGCAGGTCCCCGCCCACCGCCAACAGACCGCTCTTGTCCGCCTTGCCCGGAGGGGGAAACAGCTCCGGCTCGTCATCGCTCAACAGGTAGATGGGCACTTTCGCGCCCCAGTCTAGCGGGACACGTTGAGCTTCACGTCACCCTTCAAGCTGTAGGGCTGTTGCAGCATCGGACCCTTCACCTCGCCCTTCACGCTGTAGGGCAGGGTCCCCTTGGCGATGAGCGCCTTGACGCCCGGCCCCCACGTCTGCTGCGTCACCGACACCTCCACCGGGTACACGCCCGTCGCGGAAGCATCCACCGTGTCCGCCTGCGCGACGGTGCCCTCCTCCAGCGGCTTGTCCGCCACGGACACCTGGTAGGTGAGCGAGTCGAGCCGCAGCGGGAACGGGTTCGGGTTGCGCACGCCCAGCCGCAGGTTGAGCTGCACCTCCTCGGGCGAATAGCGCGCGCCGTCCAGGCCCTCCACGACGACCTCCGGCAGCCGGGGCACGCGCACGGCGCGGCTGGCGGCGAAGGGCAGGGTGTCCTCCGTTTCGCCGGAGCGCACCACCAGCG
This genomic interval carries:
- the aat gene encoding leucyl/phenylalanyl-tRNA--protein transferase, yielding MPIYLLSDDEPELFPPPGKADKSGLLAVGGDLRPERLLAAYSQGIFPWYSEGQPILWHSPDPRFVLEPAKVHVGRSLRKVMNRGTYTVRYDTAFAKVIDACSRVHRPGQDGTWITDAMKQAYVTLHALGFAHSVEAWQDEVLVGGLYGVSLGAAYFGESMFALAPDASKVAFATAVERFQGWGFHLVDCQVETEHLERFGAESWPRKRFLGALKEALKEPTRRGPWTEPAAGPT
- a CDS encoding LEA type 2 family protein is translated as MSNVNRSPSLSAVVSVVFAFLAGCASAPVRSGAPPALTAQETAVVSQGLTDATVRYTGQVTGTVNGIIERADYELVADGQVIKTGTAKLGVPFAPGTPADFSFEEKSSYVKSPEDLTRLSAQGGTVLIALRGTLVVRSGETEDTLPFAASRAVRVPRLPEVVVEGLDGARYSPEEVQLNLRLGVRNPNPFPLRLDSLTYQVSVADKPLEEGTVAQADTVDASATGVYPVEVSVTQQTWGPGVKALIAKGTLPYSVKGEVKGPMLQQPYSLKGDVKLNVSR